A single Natranaerobius thermophilus JW/NM-WN-LF DNA region contains:
- a CDS encoding DUF5317 domain-containing protein has translation MLFEAVVLPIILGFIRGGSIRNLEKITIKGLPLLFLPLLIRFVTYNYSQGGVDFFINYGGYLQSLAFIILIGFFIMNRHIRELKLVFIGVLLNSLVIFLNGGAMPVSEQALQFTDVTETPVGTHTFITQETVLPFLGDIIPIPSPYPFSKVISIGDIIIVIGIFLLIYRNMFPGKSFSRAPSTLDID, from the coding sequence ATGTTATTTGAAGCGGTAGTACTACCTATAATATTAGGGTTTATTCGTGGTGGCTCTATCCGTAACCTTGAAAAAATAACCATAAAGGGGTTGCCCTTATTATTTTTACCTTTATTAATCCGCTTTGTCACCTATAATTACTCTCAAGGTGGAGTGGATTTTTTTATTAATTACGGTGGTTATTTACAATCTCTTGCTTTCATCATATTGATCGGATTTTTTATTATGAACCGCCATATAAGAGAATTGAAATTGGTTTTCATTGGGGTATTATTAAATAGTTTGGTTATTTTTTTAAATGGTGGAGCCATGCCTGTTTCGGAACAAGCTCTTCAGTTTACAGATGTTACTGAAACCCCTGTAGGTACTCATACTTTCATAACTCAGGAGACTGTCCTTCCGTTTTTAGGTGATATTATACCTATCCCATCACCTTATCCTTTTAGTAAAGTTATAAGTATAGGGGATATAATCATAGTAATTGGAATTTTTCTACTAATTTATAGGAATATGTTCCCGGGAAAATCCTTTTCAAGAGCTCCTAGTACACTTGATATTGATTGA
- a CDS encoding HD-GYP domain-containing protein, translated as MSTKLKILISVVILSGFTVLLYSISETISMLSWSIVVFMAFIILSEELAVPLPKEGAGYVSVSFAVILASVLIFGPFTGAWIACLGMISRKQFKLPIHVSLYNLCQISLAAFLAGKVFKLIGGNFGQIILPEELLPVILASMVYFLVNTILVTLAIAFYKESSIWEAWRVNFRWAIPNYLTLAPLGVLIVFVYQEIGIAGLVLLFLSLLVARHSFSLYIKMRQAYLSTIKTLSQTLDAKDSYTGGHCLRVAELVKDMGKEMELNADKLESLEYVAILHDIGKIGISESILNKPSSLTSEEFEKIKEHPVIGQKIIEDVEFLADYSHVIRHHHERFDGQGYPDGIQGDEISQEARIVAVADAFDAMTTERSYRNSLSTMNAIKELDRNSGKQFDPAVVDALKKVLIKRGEITEMELKKLYQTDTSQKAEVF; from the coding sequence ATGTCTACAAAATTAAAAATACTAATAAGCGTTGTTATTTTATCCGGGTTTACTGTATTGCTATATAGTATTAGTGAAACGATAAGCATGTTATCTTGGTCTATAGTTGTATTTATGGCATTTATAATACTTTCTGAAGAATTAGCGGTACCCCTTCCTAAAGAAGGAGCTGGTTACGTTTCTGTTAGTTTTGCTGTGATATTAGCAAGTGTGCTGATCTTTGGGCCTTTTACAGGGGCATGGATCGCTTGTCTAGGCATGATTTCACGTAAACAATTCAAGTTACCTATTCATGTTTCTTTATATAATCTATGTCAAATATCTTTAGCGGCTTTTCTGGCAGGTAAAGTATTTAAATTGATTGGAGGAAACTTTGGGCAAATTATTCTTCCTGAAGAATTGTTACCCGTTATTCTTGCTTCAATGGTTTATTTCCTTGTGAATACAATTCTGGTAACTTTGGCAATAGCTTTTTATAAAGAATCTTCTATATGGGAAGCTTGGCGAGTAAACTTCCGTTGGGCTATACCTAACTACTTAACTCTGGCTCCTTTGGGTGTTTTAATTGTTTTTGTTTATCAAGAAATTGGAATTGCAGGCTTAGTATTGTTGTTCCTATCTTTATTAGTAGCCCGCCACTCATTTTCCCTGTATATCAAGATGCGGCAGGCTTATCTATCAACTATAAAAACGTTAAGTCAGACTCTAGATGCCAAGGACTCCTACACTGGGGGGCACTGTCTTAGAGTAGCGGAACTGGTGAAAGATATGGGAAAAGAAATGGAATTAAATGCGGATAAATTAGAGAGCTTGGAATACGTTGCTATACTACATGATATAGGAAAGATTGGGATTTCTGAGTCAATTTTAAATAAACCTTCCTCATTAACTTCCGAAGAATTTGAAAAGATCAAAGAACATCCAGTTATTGGGCAAAAAATCATTGAAGATGTGGAATTTTTAGCCGATTACTCCCATGTTATTCGACATCATCATGAAAGATTTGATGGACAAGGTTATCCTGACGGAATACAGGGGGATGAGATTTCGCAGGAAGCTAGAATAGTGGCTGTAGCCGACGCTTTTGATGCTATGACTACTGAACGGAGTTATCGAAACTCTTTAAGTACTATGAATGCCATTAAAGAACTAGACCGTAATAGTGGTAAACAATTCGATCCTGCAGTAGTTGATGCTTTGAAGAAGGTGTTGATCAAACGAGGGGAAATAACCGAAATGGAGTTAAAAAAACTATATCAAACTGATACTTCTCAAAAAGCCGAGGTGTTTTGA